A segment of the Halovivax limisalsi genome:
ATCGACTCTTCGGCGTCACTCGTGGCCCTCTTCTCGAGAACGGCGGCGGATCGCCTCCCGGAATTGGAGGCGAGTTCCCCCGGAGCGGAACGGATCGCGAGCCGAGGTCGTGGTGTGTCAGGAGTTAGGGAGCGGTTGCCGCGCGTTACATCCGACTCAGTCGGATCTCGTCGTCGGTGACCGACTCGATCTGACTGTCGTCGAGTTCGTACGTCCCTTCGTCGGCGTCACCCCAGCCGAGTGTCGCCTTGATCGAGTCGGTCATGCCGGGGTCCGGATCGACGTGGAGCGACCCGCCGCGAACCTCTTTGACCATGCCGATCTCGTCGCCGTCGCTCGTGACGACGCGCTTTCCCTCATCGTCGTCGGTGTAGTTTGCGGACATTGCACCCGGATCGACAGGCAGCACACGGTTGAACCTCCCAGCCGCAGGCGCAGGTCGTTCAGGTGGGGGCGGTTGTCCGTCGACGGGATGGCCCGGTCGGGTCGCTCGTCTCGACCGACGCCCGCCGGCGCACTGGTGACGCTGTCGTCTGATTCGTCGGGCCCTCAGACGCGCTCGGCGGGGAGGAGATCCTCCTGCGGCCGCGCGGCCACCCACTCGGCGAGGTCGACGAGCTGGTCGACCGCCGCCTCGAAGAGTCGCTCGCCCTTCTCGGCGGAAGCGTCGCGCGGGTCGCCGAAGGCGCCGTTCGCCGAGTTCTCGATGGCGTCGTGGAAGACCCGTGCGCCGTTTCGCGTGAACGTCTCGCGGTCGACGGGCGCCATCCCGCCCTCGTAAGCCGCCTCGAGTTCGTCCTCGCGGACGAGCCCCTCCAGGTAGGCGACCATCGACGTCTCCTTCGGCCCCGCGTGGGGCCCGTTCGTCTCGAAGAGGTCGTCGACGAGTTCCGGGATGGACTCGTCCCACATCCACTCGATCGCGTAGGCTCTGCCGTCCTTGTGCAGGCGCTTCGAGACCTCGCGAAGGTGCTGGACGTTGCCGCCGTGAGCGTTGACGTAGATGACGCGGTCGACCCCGTGGTAGGTGAGGTTCCGCGTGAAGCTCTCGACGTAGTCCCGGAAGACCGACGCGTCGACCCACATCGTGCCGGGGAACTGCCGGTGGTGGTCGCTCACCCCGACCGTGATGGTCGGCGTACGGAGGTAGCCCGTCCGCTCGGCCGCCTCGCGGGCGAGTCCCCGCGCGATCATGTGGTCGGTCCCCTCGGGGAGGTGCGGCCCGTGCTGTTCCGTCGACCCGAGCGGAACCAGCGCGATCGACTCCTCGTACCCGGCCACCTCGGGCCAGGTCTGCTCCGGCAGGTGCATGGACGGTAGCACGACGGCGGGGACTAACGGTCTTCCGGCTCTCTGGGGTTGTGATCCGAATCCCTACCGCTTATGCTATCGGCGACGGAACGTCGGTTCGAGGGCACGTAGCTCAGTCCGGATAGAGCGTCGGACTTCTAATCCGACGGTCGTGGGTTCGAATCCCATCGTGCCCGCTGATTCTGTTGCGAGCGACAGCGAGCAGCGAATAGAGGATCGTGTTGGATCGAGTAACCATCCGACTGTGCGATCTCTCGATGAAACCCTCGTCCTTCAGGCTGCACACCCACCGGTGGCCGGCCGCCGGTCGGTCACCGGCCGATCGTTCCCTGCCGCGTGATTGGTGCGTCGGGGTTGATGGTAAACGCGACGATGGTGGCGTCTTCGGTCGCGGTGACGGGGACGTCGCCGCCCGCGGTCACGAGTGCGCTCTCGGTGTACCCGACGGACGCCTCGCCGACGTCGACGGCTCCCTCGAAGACGTAGAGATAGGTGTGCCAGTCCGGCCGGGACGGGAGTGAAACCGTGGCACCAGCGTCGAGTCGGCAGTCGAAGCAGTGGACGTCGTTGCGGACGGACAGCGGGGCGTCGGTCCCCTCGGGGCCGAACAGGTGGCGCCACTCGTTCGCGACGGGGTCGGGAATCGGTTCGTGCTGGATGCCCGGCTCGAGGTCGAGACTGTGTGGCCGGACGAAGATCTGGAGCATCCGAAGCGGCGGATCGTCGTCGAGCGTCTCCTCGGCGTGCCAGAAGCCGCTCCCGGCGCCCATCACCATCAGGTGGTCGGAATCCGTAACGAGGTCGTTGCCCAGGCGGTCGTCGTGTCGCATCACGCCGTCGGGCACCCAGGAGATGATCTCCTCGTTGCGGTGCTGGTGCATCCGGATGAGGGTCCCCGGATCCATGAACGACTCGACGACGGTTGCGAGGGGCCCGTAGCCGTGGTCGTCGTGGTCCGGGACCGCTCGCCCCGGGAAATCGAAGTGGATCCGGAATTTGCCCTGATTCTGCGAGATCTCTGTTCGGGGTGCCGTGTAAATACGAGGCTGGGTCTGTGCTGACGGCGAATCGTCCATTATCACGGTGTGGTCTCGCAGCCGTATATGGGTTCTGCGCGACGGTCTGCGTCGGTGCTCCCTGGCCGCGTGTTTTCCGTCCGGCAGCATTCTCCCTGGGAGGACGCGGAGAACCAAAGTGCATAGCGGACCGGGGAGTAGCTGTGTCGTACTGCTCGCGTCGTCCTTCGCTTCGATCACGTGTCAGGGAGTCACCCTCCTGAAATCGCAGCAGGCAAATGGACGAGATTCGAATTACGTTACTGAGCCCAAGGGAATGGACGTACCATCCGGAGCGGCGGTCGTGGAGGTCGTGACGGCGGTCTTCGTGCTTTCGACGATGGTCTCGATGGGGGTGAGGCTCTCCGTCAGCCAGCTCGTCGACGCGCTCCGAAAGCGACGGCTGCTCGCGAACTCCCTAGTGGTGAACCTCGTCGCGGTTCCGCTACTCGCCGCCCTCCTCGTCCGGACGGTCTCGGTGGGGACGGGGTTCGCAGGCGGTATCGTGTTGCTCGCGGTCTCACCCGGCGCACCGTTCGGTCCGAAGCTCGCGGAGCTCTCCGACAGCGACGTGGCGTTCGCGAGCGGCCTGATGGCCATTCTCTGTCTGCTCTCGGTCGTGACGATTCCCCTCTCTTTGCTGTTGTTGCTTCCCGGCGATGTTTCCGTGGATCCCCTTGCCATCGGACGGATGGTTTTCGGCATCCAACTGATCCCGCTACTGCTGGGGCTCGGGCTGTCGATCGTCGTCCCGTCGCTTGCAGACTGGGTGTACCCTTTCGTTCAGCGACTCTCTGATGTCACGTTCGTCGGGCTGATCGTGTTGCTGGTGGTCGTATACAGCGATAGCATGGTATCCCTCGTCGGGACGGGAACGCTCGGGCTATCGACCGTCGCTGTAGGCGCGTCGTTACTGCTCGGATACGGCCTCGGTGGGCCAGCACGGGAGACTCGGGAGGTGCTGGCAACGACGACCGCGGCCCGAAACGCGGCGATCGCGCTGTTCGTCGCGACGACCGGGTTCTCGGACCCGGACGTCCTCACGACGGTCCTCGCGTTCTCGTTCATCGGCGTCGTCGGCTCCGGGCTGATTGCGAGCGTGTGGGGACGACAGCCGGTCGAGTCAGCCTCGTGTCCCGGCTAACGGCCAGACGGGTGCCACAACCGAGCCCGTCAGCCACCGACTCGGTTTCGGTGGCGTCACTGAACGCGTCTGCCGTCCGACCGATCTGGCCGAGCCGATCGCGAACGCTCTCTGGATTGTCCGACCCCACGCGGATAGGGCATTTTGCGGTCGGCAAATCGGCATGCGGATCGACCGTCCAGCAATTTTCACACCACTCCACATCATAACAAATATCTGTCTTCTCGGTAACGGGCAGCCATGGCGCACTGCTCAGACTGCGAGTCGCCGCTCGAATCGACCGCGGATCTCGAGTTCCGGGACGTCGATTCCAGTATCGGCTTCGTCAACGCATCGAAACGCTACTACGTCGCCAATTGCGCGAACTGCGGGGCGACGATCGGAAGCGGCGTCGCAGCAGCCTCGGATAAGCGAGCCGGGGCCGCTGGAGCGGGCGGCGGATACTGACGAACCCAGGAGGAATTCGACAACTATGTCAACGAACGTTCACTGTTCGGAGTGCGGTACAGACTTCACGGGGAAAGACGACGTCGAATTCGTCGATCTCGGCGCCGAGACCCGCTTCTTCAAGGCCTCGAAGCGGTTCTACCTCGTCGCGTGTAACGAGTGCGGCGCCGCCATCGGCGGTGGCGTTGCGGGTCGCTGAACGTCGGTTCGTCGCGGTGCCACCCGACGGTTAGTGGCGAACCGATCGTCCGCGGCGTCTTCACCAGACGGGCGGCCGTCTCGATGGTGTCGGACGGCACGTCGAAGCCGAGTGGAACCCGCTCGATTGCAGGGGTGTGGGGGAATCATCCACCGTTCGGGAACGGTCACCACGAACGGCAAGGCGTATAGTCCCGTTCACCAACGGAACCAAACCGAAGAGGATGCTCGGTGGGGCTGACCCAGTGTTCGGTAGCAGGCTCGCTGATGCGGCCGTCTCGATGGTACTCGCATCAATCACACTCGCGGTGCTGTACACGGGACTATCGCGAACTGACAGCCCAGACGGGGTTGTTTCGGCCAGCAGTGTCAGCTACATCCTTCTCTGCGGGGCTGCCTATTTCGTCCCGCGGTACGTGTTCGACGCGTTTGCGTCGGGTGTGTTTGCAGTTCAGTATCTCGTCTGGATTGCTGTGTTTGTGGTTCCGACGATGGCACTTCAGGCCGCGATCCCAGCGTACCTTTATACAGCCCGGGGGAATGTGGGCGCGATAATTGGATTGTTCGGTGCGATGACCTACACCTTTTGGGAACTACTGGGTATACGCGGTGATACTGATATTTTGACCGTGTTCCCGTTCGTTATATTTCCCGTGTCTATCACGTTCGTGTTGTTCGCCGCTGGGATAGATTTCGCTGCCAGGCGCGTGCCAACGCGAGCCGGGGTGAGGTGAGCGAACCGCTGGAAAATTCCTCGCCCAGCGCTGCCACCGGCGGAACGAACGCGTTTGCCTATCTGGTGTGCTGGTGGTGCGAGACGGACTGGTCCGTTCTCACGCGAGTGATCCGGGGGCTTCGATCTCTTCGACGAACAGTTGGCCGTCCGTGTCGAGGTCGTCGTACGCGACCGGCGGCTCCCACGCGGTGTAGTCGAACGGCTCCGTGAGAACGTGATAGCCGTTCGGCGTCTCGCGGGTCAACAGGACCGTCGTCTGCGAGTCGAGCGCATCCGTGAACGCGTCGATCTCGGCGTCGGTGACGTCGTCGACGTCGAACTGGAAGCACCGGTCGTCTCGCGCTTCCGGGCTGTGGAGCGCGCTCTTCCAGTACGAGTCGACCTTCCCGAGCTTCGGGATGGCGTGGTCGTCGCCGGCGACGAGGTCGTGGATCCAGCCGTTCATCTCCTCGCGGAAGTCGAAGTACGCGTCGAGCGTGTTCCGCGCGTTCACCGACAGGTAGATGCGGAACGTGTAGTCGTGTCTGGCGACTAACGCGCGGAGGTCGTCGTACTGGTCCTGGACGTCGTCGACGTCGCAGAGGACGCGCCGATAGACGACTTCCCCGCGGTGGGTGAGATCGTCGTTGTGCGCTCTCCGCGCGATCGCCATGAGGATGTACGCCCGGTACTCGCCGAACTCGCACCAGTTGGTGATGGTCTCGACTGGCTCAGTCGCCATCGCTCTCCTCCGTTCGATCGATCCGGGCGCTTCTGTCCGTCATACACCAACATTGCGGCCGACCGCCGTATCGGTTTCCGTCGACGTTCCCCTCTCGCCCCGGAGTTCATCGCGTTCGACGTCAGTTCAAAACTGCATTGACGGTTGTGACGAATGGGCTCGCATGGAACTCGTCGGGCGCACGCTCAGCGAGCGGATCGGGCAGGCGCTCGTCGTCTTCGCCGTCTTTCTCGCGTTCGAGTACTATCGAGGCGAGATCGAGTGGGGATATCTGATCGTGGCAGCCCCCCTCTTCTTCGTGATCATGATCGGCCTGGACCGATTTCGGCACGTCTCGAATCGTAGTTCGCAGGTCGCCTGACTGCCCAGTTCGAGGGTCCGATCACTGGGGCATGAGTATCCGCCGGGCCCCATGGCGGTCGCAGGTAGATACTCTCAGGAGTGGCATTAAAGAAACCGGCCTCAAAAACCGATTTGTCGGAACCTCGACGATACAATCTACCGAAGCGACGTGAATCCTACCGGTAGATCGTAGTGACCTGAACCAGAGCTGTCGGTATGATGCATTCGAGGGAAATTTTGTCCTATCAATTAGTATCGAGTCCGTCACTTCTCGGAACTGCGTTTATTTTCAAAGACTGGTCTGCTAGCGCAACGCTTATTGGCCGTACCAGTCAAGTGACTAGTACCGATAAAGCCGTGAGAGGTCCATGACCTCGCATAGGTGTTAAAAGCACCTCGTCTGCTGGATCCTCGAACCACGTTTGATGGACCGGCGATCTAGCAGGCTGGCGGGTGGGAGGCCGATCACGGACCGGCATTACACCGAGTAGAACCATCTATCGGTCGTAAGATGTGAGATCATTCTCCAACTGAATAAGCGCGCCAGCCGTGCAGTCTGTAATCGTTTCCGAATCGAGAATCGACAGCCAGTCTGTTTCTTTTTTATAGTCCTCTGCGATGGCTCCGGCAAAGCAGTCAGCGGCCTGAATTCCTGGCGTGTTATGCGAACTTCCGACCTGTATAGTTGCTTCAGGAACGAATGTCCCGATGTGTGTTGCAACTGAATTCGACTGTGCATCGGACGCAACGCGATCGAATTCGAAAATGACTCGACGGGCATCCAGTGCCCCATACTCCAGGAGGAGCTCCCCGTACGCGTATCCAGTGAGAGCCAAGTCCCAGTCCGGCGGAAAAGACACGTCCTGATAGAGCAGATATTGGTCCTCCAGTCTGCGTAATTTTTCTCTGGTGAAGAGCGAATACCCGAATTCCAGCCCGCGAACCTCCTCAAAGCACTCGAGAATCCGTCGCTTTTGGGTTTCGTTCAGATCGTTCCACTTCGCTTCCTCGACATGTTGAATATTTCGAACGGTCTTCTTGGCACAACGTCCTGCCTGGATCTGATCGCCGAAAACCACCCCGACAACGACAACATCGCAGTCTCCCTGGATGAGGCCTCGAAAATGACCCGAAACATCTCCATACCCTTGCATCTAGGATAATATGAGTCTCACAGCTAGCCCGGATAAATGTATTGGACCGCTGTATCCCTCGATGATTGCGATATCCCAGTAACGAACAAGTATCGTGTTCGTATTCGAGTTCGACCGGAATAACGTTCAGGACGTCACGAAGCGCAATCGATACGCAGCCCCCGATTCACCTCGTTCACTGGTCGACTTCCGAATGTCATCAGGAGAGCAGAACGCCCAGTTCATCAGGGCCGAAACTCCAGGACTGTGGCGGTTCAAAAACCGCCGCAATTCACCTGATCCGGCGCAAACATACACTACCCATCCTCCGGTATCCGCACCACTCCACATCGAACGGGTCGGTTTAGGAGTTCACGCTTGTCCCCATCGAAACGTCTCGTATCGATCACCCGCCGACCGACCACACCCGCTGGCGTCGATCCTCGGCCGATTTCCCGGTGTGACTACCAGGTTCCACTCTCTCGAACTCCAGCATCCCGAGCGCCGCGACGCAATCGCCGCAGACGTACGTCTCCACGTCCCGATAGCGATCCGAACTCGCGCCCTCGTGACAGGCGACGAGGCGAACGCTGTGCTTCGGGGTGAGTTCCTGGCCACAGCGCTCGCACGACCGGTCGGGCGATGGTCCGTCGTACTCGTATCGTCCCATTAGTGCACCCTCGACGAGCGGCCGACAGACGCACCGCTATTTTTCGAATCTAAGACGATATCGGGACAGAGCATTCGCTGACGATACCACGGGCGTGCGAGACCTTTTTGTCTCGGCAGTGTGTTCGCAATCATGGCAGACAAATCCTTCCTGGATTTGGAAGCCACGTCTCGGGTGCTGGACCCACCCGGGACATTCTACAGGCATGTCCCCACGTCAGCGTGGCGTGTGGCTTCCGTTCAAACAACTGCCACAATCGGTTACATAACTATCGGAGATGAGTGAGATGAATACCGATCGTGGGGTGACGCGAACACCGATCGAGGGACCACTCGCCCTCGGACAGTCCTGCCCGAGTCGAACGTGCCGGCGACTGTGCTTCCGCTGCAGGCCGACCACTGAACGGTCCCGACAACTCTCACGGCCGAACGCGATCACGGGACGTCGCCCGGCATCGAGCCGGTGACCCACCGGCCCGTTTCGGTGTCACACTCGAGGCAGTACGCAACCACGGCGGCACCCTCGGGTGCGTCTTCGTCGTCCTGTCGGTCGAGCTCGTTGCGCGTTTGCCCGCCGCAGGTCGGGCAATCCCGGCGGAGTTCGGATTCGCCGTACGCCAGCGGCGCGCCCAGCGCGAGCGCGACGACGCGTTCGTCGCCGCGATTCCAGCCTCGCTGGAACTCGCCGGGCGCGAAGCGGACGATCTCGCCCGCACCGACCGTGACGTCGCCGGTCTCCGTTTCGAACGTCGCCGTGCCGGACCGGACGAAGAACACCTCCTCCTGGATCTCGTGGCGGTGGTAGCCGAACGCGAAGCTGTCGCCCGGCTCGAGTTCGTAGTGGTTGATGGCGACGTCGGTCGTTTCGAGCGCTTCGGTCAGCCGGCGCACGACCGCCGCCGGCTGTACGTCGTTTTCGACGTCGTCGATGCGTACGTGCTTCACGAGTCACCGATCGGTCGACCTCGTGAAACGCGTTGCGGGCGCGTCGGGTTCGGGCTCGATGGACGCCGGTTTCGGGTCCCGTCGTAGCTATTTACCGCGCGGTCCCGTCCGTTGGTGGCATGAGCGACCCGATGGAGAGCCACGAGTACGAGGTCGTCGTGGTGGGCGGCGGGCCGGCCGGGCTGACCGCGGCGCTGTACACCACGCGACTCGGCCATCGAACGGCGCTCGTCGATCGCGGCGGCGGCCGGGCGGCGATGATGCGAAACGTCCACAACGTCCTCGGCGTTCCCGAGGAGACCAGCGGCGGCGAGTACCTCGGCGTCGGTCGCGACCAGCTCGAGGCCTACGGCTGCGAGCTCCACCGCGATCTGGTCACCTCGTGTACCTGCGAGGGCGACGGAGACGGCCCGATCCGGCTGGCCGGGGACGCGGCCGAGTACGCGGGCGACGTCGTCGTCCTCGCCACGGGGTTCGCCGACGTTCGACCTGAACCGCCGCTGCCGCGGACCGGCCGCGGCCTCCACTACTGTTTGCACTGCGACGCGTACATGTTCGTGGACGAGTCGGTCTACGTGATGGGTCACGGCGAAAGCGCGGCCCACGTCGCGGGGATCATGCTGAACTTCACCGACGAGGTCGATCTGTTGACCCGGGGCGAGGCGCTCGAGTGGAGCGACGAGACGGCCGCCGTGCTCGAGGCGCATCCGATCGACGTGATCGAGACGGAGATCGCGGGGGTTCGAAACGGCGAGGACGGTTGGCTCGAGGCCCTCGAGTTCGAAGACGGCACCGTGCGGGAGTACGAAGGTGGCTTCGCCATGTACGGCGCCGAGTACAACAACGGGCTCGCCCGGGAGCTGGGCTGTGAGCTCAACGACGACGGCACGATCGCGGTCGACGATCACGGGCGGACCTCGGTCGAGGCCGTCTACGCCGTGGGCGACTGCACGCCCGGTCACAACCAGGTCCCGGTCGCGCTCGGACAGGGCGCGAAAGCCGGGATCGACGTCCACTTCCGGTTGCGCGACTTCCCGCGAGATCTCGAGGCGATCGACGAACTGGGGCCGGTTCGGTCGACCGACGTCCCCGGGATCCCCGACGCACTCCTCGAACAGGCCGTCGACTTCCACACGTACGGGCGCGAACGATGAAGCGACGGCGAGCGATGCACTATCTGTGACCGTCCACGACCGATTACCTGCGGTCGGGAGGGATGTCCGTGGGAG
Coding sequences within it:
- a CDS encoding bile acid:sodium symporter; translated protein: MHSGPGSSCVVLLASSFASITCQGVTLLKSQQANGRDSNYVTEPKGMDVPSGAAVVEVVTAVFVLSTMVSMGVRLSVSQLVDALRKRRLLANSLVVNLVAVPLLAALLVRTVSVGTGFAGGIVLLAVSPGAPFGPKLAELSDSDVAFASGLMAILCLLSVVTIPLSLLLLLPGDVSVDPLAIGRMVFGIQLIPLLLGLGLSIVVPSLADWVYPFVQRLSDVTFVGLIVLLVVVYSDSMVSLVGTGTLGLSTVAVGASLLLGYGLGGPARETREVLATTTAARNAAIALFVATTGFSDPDVLTTVLAFSFIGVVGSGLIASVWGRQPVESASCPG
- a CDS encoding DUF3800 domain-containing protein: MQGYGDVSGHFRGLIQGDCDVVVVGVVFGDQIQAGRCAKKTVRNIQHVEEAKWNDLNETQKRRILECFEEVRGLEFGYSLFTREKLRRLEDQYLLYQDVSFPPDWDLALTGYAYGELLLEYGALDARRVIFEFDRVASDAQSNSVATHIGTFVPEATIQVGSSHNTPGIQAADCFAGAIAEDYKKETDWLSILDSETITDCTAGALIQLENDLTSYDR
- a CDS encoding creatininase family protein; the encoded protein is MHLPEQTWPEVAGYEESIALVPLGSTEQHGPHLPEGTDHMIARGLAREAAERTGYLRTPTITVGVSDHHRQFPGTMWVDASVFRDYVESFTRNLTYHGVDRVIYVNAHGGNVQHLREVSKRLHKDGRAYAIEWMWDESIPELVDDLFETNGPHAGPKETSMVAYLEGLVREDELEAAYEGGMAPVDRETFTRNGARVFHDAIENSANGAFGDPRDASAEKGERLFEAAVDQLVDLAEWVAARPQEDLLPAERV
- a CDS encoding pirin family protein, translated to MDDSPSAQTQPRIYTAPRTEISQNQGKFRIHFDFPGRAVPDHDDHGYGPLATVVESFMDPGTLIRMHQHRNEEIISWVPDGVMRHDDRLGNDLVTDSDHLMVMGAGSGFWHAEETLDDDPPLRMLQIFVRPHSLDLEPGIQHEPIPDPVANEWRHLFGPEGTDAPLSVRNDVHCFDCRLDAGATVSLPSRPDWHTYLYVFEGAVDVGEASVGYTESALVTAGGDVPVTATEDATIVAFTINPDAPITRQGTIGR
- a CDS encoding NAD(P)/FAD-dependent oxidoreductase, which gives rise to MSDPMESHEYEVVVVGGGPAGLTAALYTTRLGHRTALVDRGGGRAAMMRNVHNVLGVPEETSGGEYLGVGRDQLEAYGCELHRDLVTSCTCEGDGDGPIRLAGDAAEYAGDVVVLATGFADVRPEPPLPRTGRGLHYCLHCDAYMFVDESVYVMGHGESAAHVAGIMLNFTDEVDLLTRGEALEWSDETAAVLEAHPIDVIETEIAGVRNGEDGWLEALEFEDGTVREYEGGFAMYGAEYNNGLARELGCELNDDGTIAVDDHGRTSVEAVYAVGDCTPGHNQVPVALGQGAKAGIDVHFRLRDFPRDLEAIDELGPVRSTDVPGIPDALLEQAVDFHTYGRER
- a CDS encoding cupin domain-containing protein: MKHVRIDDVENDVQPAAVVRRLTEALETTDVAINHYELEPGDSFAFGYHRHEIQEEVFFVRSGTATFETETGDVTVGAGEIVRFAPGEFQRGWNRGDERVVALALGAPLAYGESELRRDCPTCGGQTRNELDRQDDEDAPEGAAVVAYCLECDTETGRWVTGSMPGDVP
- a CDS encoding PRC-barrel domain containing protein; the encoded protein is MSANYTDDDEGKRVVTSDGDEIGMVKEVRGGSLHVDPDPGMTDSIKATLGWGDADEGTYELDDSQIESVTDDEIRLSRM